A region of the Sulfurimonas crateris genome:
TATACGCCCTTATAGGTATCAAATCCATAAAGGTTGAGCATCGCATCCAAAAGATGAAACAGTTGCATATAGCCAATATCCATCAAAAGATTTGTTATATCTTTTTTGGTTCTAGGTGTGCGCCCGTTCCACTCTATGTTGTCAAACATATGTGAAAAATAGAGTCTTGAAGCTACACCCTCAACACCTAAGATCTCTTGAAAATCCAAAGACTCATCCAAAAGCCGTCCTCGATAATCTCGAAGTTTGTCAATCGCTTGTGTCAGCGCAAGCGGCTTATCGCGTCTTTTTTGCAGGTGGATGATCTGTTGATCGATTTTATTTTGCACGATATGAAGTGCAATAGCATTGCTTTTATAAGCATATTGCTTTTGTCTAAGCAGAAAATTTCCTTCAGTTTTATACTGCCATATACCATAAGGGATAAGCCCGTAACTTAGAAGCGTGATGCTAAATCCAAACTTTTTAGAACGTTGCAAAAGTCCAGATGTTATGCTAATGTTTCCAACTATCATCAATGCAAAAAGTCTATAACATGTAGATTGGTGCTTTATTTTGCCATCTTTATCTGTTATGACTACGTTATCATTTTTAAAACTCAACTTTTCGCCGTGGTTTAAAAGCGCGATGATGATCTGCTTTTGTTTAAAATCGTTCAAGCTCATCATGCTGCAACATCACATAAATAACGGTAAATACATCGAAAGCATTTGTTCGGATTTACAGCAAAAGGTGCACTCAGATCAAATGTGCGTATTTGTCGTAAAAGTGCCTCAAAAGCACTCTGACGCACTTTATCTTCGCTAGGAAGTACAATAGGATAGATCTTGTTATCATCCATACTGTAGAGTCTCATAGCATTGACCTTATATCCTGACTCTACCAAACAATGGTACTGTGCATAAAGTTGATAAATATAGCCTTCATAGATCACTTTTATCTTTTTTTTGCGTTCAGTCAAAACGCCCGTTTGGGTATCAAAAGTATCTATCTTTCCACCCAAACCGTAGGTTTTACTGTAGATCTCTATAGTTTGCAATACCTTTTTCGCTGTTGTATATGTCTTGGTATCGACGGCGGTATGTGCAGCTTTACCCTCACTTTGGTCGGTACTGTGGTACAAACTTTCACTGCTTCTGCCATAAAGCTGATGAAAGTAAATGGAGCGAGGACAAAAAATAAAATCGTTTAAAAACGAGATGGGGATATAAGGTTCCATCTCATTTATCCAGTCCTTGAGCGTTGCGGAGCCAGTCACGGTTTGAAATCGCCAAGTTCACTTTTTTGAGATCTTCGGCGTTTTGGATGCGATGCATCAACATTAAACCTTTACGAGCGATATTATACGCACCGTTTGCGTCGGCATCTTTTGGTAAAGATGTATCGGCTTTACGACTGTCGTAAAAATTCCCTGCTTCATCTGCGACGGGTGAGACAAGATAGTCTATATCAGTACCCGTGATTGAGTTACGCATCTGCAAAGTAATTTTTAATAAATAGATAAGTGACTTAAAAAACTCAACTGAATTTTGCTCTAAAATATACTCTTTTACATCATTACCATGCAGCTCACCAAAAAGGTTTTTAAACTCTGTTGTAAGATGAATTGTTTTGCTATCCCATTGATGATTTTTCTCCGCGTTTCTAAAGCTCACAATGCGTTCACCATAAGTACAAAGTGTCCACTCGCTTCGAGTTTCTTTAGCTTTTTCTGTGAAATCATTATAATCAAATACTAACTCGAAGTAATCTTTAGCTTCGTTGTAGCAAATTGATTGAAACTTAGTAAAAAATGCTTTGGATTTTTCTACACTTGCATAACGGGTATCAAAAAGATTAACAAAACCCGTAACAGGATCTATTTTGGATGTATTCCACGCAGGTACATAAAACAAAAAGCCGTTTTGTTTACCCATTTTTTCAAAACTTTGAAACTTGCTAGTGAGTTGCAACGCATTTAAAAGACCTCCAAGTTTATGAGGCTCTTTTTTCTTATCGACAAGATAGTTCAGCTTATCGATAAGTGCTTTTTCAAATTTTTGATAGACTTGCTTTTCAACTTTGAAACGTCCACGTTTAAAGCCAAAGTTGAGATCTTCCATCGCTACAACTGCACCGTGTTCAATGATAAGAGTTGCTATCTTATGGATAACATGGCTTAAATAGCCCTCTTTTAGTTCTTTGATGTTTTCGACAGTTCCCCACTC
Encoded here:
- the cas1 gene encoding type V CRISPR-associated endonuclease Cas1, with product MNDFKQKQIIIALLNHGEKLSFKNDNVVITDKDGKIKHQSTCYRLFALMIVGNISITSGLLQRSKKFGFSITLLSYGLIPYGIWQYKTEGNFLLRQKQYAYKSNAIALHIVQNKIDQQIIHLQKRRDKPLALTQAIDKLRDYRGRLLDESLDFQEILGVEGVASRLYFSHMFDNIEWNGRTPRTKKDITNLLMDIGYMQLFHLLDAMLNLYGFDTYKGVYHKEFYQRKSLVADIIEPFRPIVDYRIRKAYNLGQINPDDFDFINGQYRLFGDKAKPYTKWLLEAILEYKNEMFLYIQQYYRAFIQEKTIGAYPMFLGKIP
- the cas4 gene encoding type V CRISPR-associated protein Cas4; the protein is MEPYIPISFLNDFIFCPRSIYFHQLYGRSSESLYHSTDQSEGKAAHTAVDTKTYTTAKKVLQTIEIYSKTYGLGGKIDTFDTQTGVLTERKKKIKVIYEGYIYQLYAQYHCLVESGYKVNAMRLYSMDDNKIYPIVLPSEDKVRQSAFEALLRQIRTFDLSAPFAVNPNKCFRCIYRYLCDVAA